A stretch of Bombus huntii isolate Logan2020A chromosome 7, iyBomHunt1.1, whole genome shotgun sequence DNA encodes these proteins:
- the LOC126867738 gene encoding protein toll-like, translating into MIEFSLRYSIILWMVIVATCYAFKGQCPQQYACTCLSSPNGDYEIHCPTDENSAFIIDVQQHVFIKTQCRNSPQWTDFHVNGLTSTDDIESIYFRMCTLPTNLSLGEIARRFGVRSVKTLVFESFEQLGPAINRTHLQELPDLQHLTLSSNGLTNLSSDLFADIPQLVWLDLRENRVHLSPGIFKYTPNLEVLELGMNMMGNIEPSILNPLGKLRFLNLWQNKFTEIKPGTFDKLETLNSLDLNGNELTTLPKDIFAKLKNLEALNLFSNNFSSLPEGLLEHNVRLREVNLYANKRNMTTLPNRLFANLKELVTVELRSNGLKKVPADLFRGSFSLNNISLQRNFIESLPKDLFNGLEHLSKLLLNYNELTSLPDEIFLHLKHLVTLDLSKNHLTSISRSIFKSLKSLEYLNMSENKLKVIEDTSFYSLTKLRIAQFSHNYLKFNASINTYPDDFGNKSVFHTCTALQELHLARNNISEIYSDWTIGSLKLRILDLRYNQITQISAENLQFLSNDIKVNLTHNRIKYIYLSTAERLAKFQTNPRNVIIYVENNPIVCDCDLYDFLRYMDGRMHPYVQNFFHIIPGHLKCQSPDWLADIEIVNLKSKKLKCQVSDPCPDECKCWLKRDSKAFLIDCSHQNLTHVPHLTNITTLPSEVFQKLELNLTGNKLTRMSPVAKIGSSNMQISKLLLSNNNIDDISVDELPLNIEVLELHNNNISRLNSDVLQFMNNTSLMTVTLDGNPWICDCDTRDFLNFIQTKVIEIPNSLKITCRDMNVPMLKMTATDLCSTNIIIIIVISVVTAITGLIIGVLAALYYRYQREIKVWLYAHQLCLWLVTEDELDKDKLYDAFISYSHKDEDFIVNELVPQLESGPRPFKLCLHFRDWLAGEWIPTQIARSVQDSRRTVVVLSPNFLESVWGRMEFRAAHSQALSEGRARVILILYGEIGPTDDLDPELKAYLSMNTYVKWGDPWFWDKLRYALPHALPHKLSREVSNPSQLAKYRVCRRFFANPCIQINGEKKDLIYPNGVPETPPAASTPPADSLKAFICDEKNSKEHFENLSPTNNAKLILLPEDLIKHNLLNKVQCTTV; encoded by the exons ATGATCGAATTCTCCCTACGATATTCGATCATCCTCTGGATGGTCATCGTTGCAACGTGTTATGCATTTAAGGGACAATGTCCACAGCAATACGCCTGCACCTGTCTTTCGTCGCCAAACGGAGACTATGAGATACACTGCCCAACAGACGAGAATTCGGCCTTCATCATAGACGTTCAGCAACATGTTTTTATTAAG ACTCAGTGCCGTAATTCACCGCAATGGACCGACTTCCACGTAAACGGTTTAACATCCACGGACGACATAGAATCTATATACTTCAGGATGTGCACGTTACCGACGAACCTGAGTCTAGGAGAAATCGCGAGGAGATTCGGCGTACGAAGCGTAAAGACTCTGGTGTTCGAGTCATTTGAACAACTAGGCCCGGCGATCAACAGAACACACCTACAAGAATTACCAGATCTACAACACTTAACTTTATCCAGCAACGGTTTAACCAACCTTAGCAGCGATCTTTTTGCTGATATACCTCAACTGGTCTGGCTCGATTTACGCGAGAACCGCGTACATTTGTCACCTGGGATCTTCAAATATACACCGAATTTAGAGGTGCTCGAATTGGGTATGAATATGATGGGCAACATCGAACCAAGTATATTAAATCCATTAGGGAAACTGCGATTTTTGAATTTATGGCAGAACAAGTTTACGGAGATCAAGCCAGGTACATTTGACAAGCTCGAGACTCTGAATTCCTTGGACCTGAACGGAAACGAATTAACTACCCTGCCAAAAGATATTTTCGCGAAATTGAAGAATCTGGAGGCGTTAAATTTGTTTTCCAACAATTTTTCATCGTTGCCAGAAGGTCTACTAGAGCATAATGTCAGATTGAGAGAGGTGAATTTGTATGCTAATAAAAGAAACATGACTACATTGCCGAATAGATTGTTCGCGAATTTGAAGGAGCTCGTTACAGTGGAATTAAGAAGCAATGGTTTGAAGAAAGTGCCAGCTGATCTATTTCGAGGTTCCTTTTCATTGAACAACATTAGCTTGCAGAGAAACTTTATTGAATCACTCCCTAAAGACCTGTTTAACGGATTGGAACATCTATCGAAATTGTTACTTAATTACAACGAATTGACGTCATTGCCTGATGAAATTTTCTTGCATTTAAAACATTTGGTTACATTGGATTTGTCTAAGAATCATCTTACTTCGATATCTAG ATCTATCTTTAAAAGTTTAAAATCACTGGAATACCTGAATATGtcagaaaataaattgaaagtGATAGAAGACACGAGTTTCTATTCCTTGACTAAGCTACGGATAGCGCAATTCTCTCATAATTACCTTAAATTTAATGCCTCGATTAATACCTATCCAGATGATTTTGGGAATAAATCAGTTTTTCATACTTGTACTGCTTTACAAGAGTTACATTTGGCCAGGAATAATATTTCGGAAATATATAGTGATTGGACCATAGGCAGTTTAAAGCTGCGAATTTTGGATCTCCGATACAACCAGATAACGCAAATATCG gCCGAAAATCTACAATTTCTATCGAATGATATTAAAGTGAATCTTACACacaatcgaataaaatatatctactTATCTACAGCTGAAAGATTGGCGaaatttcaaacgaatccTCGTAACGTAATAATATACGTTGAAAATAATCCTATTGTCTGCGACTGCGATTTATACGACTTTCTTCGTTACATGGACGGAAGAATGCACCCCTACGTACAAAACTTTTTCCATATAATACCGGGACACCTGAAATGTCAAAGTCCAGACTGGCTTGCAGATATAGAAATagtaaatttgaaatcaaAGAAATTAAAGTGTCAAGTATCAGATCCTTGTCCTGACGAGTGCAAGTGTTGGTTAAAACGCGACAGTAAAGCATTTCTAATTGATTGTTCGCACCAAAACTTGACACATGTGCCACATTTGACAAACATCACGACTTTGCCATCTGAAGTATTTCAGAAACTCGAGTTAAATCTCACAGGCAATAAACTGACCAGAATGTCGCCAGTAGCTAAAATCGGTTCGAGCAATATGCAAATATCCAAATTGCTGTTGTCGAACAATAATATCGATGACATATCTGTAGATGAGTTGCCATTGAACATTGAG gTTTTGGAGCTACACAACAATAATATTAGCAGATTGAACTCAGATGTTTTGCAATTCATGAACAATACCTCCTTAATGACAGTGACATTAGACGGAAATCCATGGATATGTGACTGCGACACAAGAGATTTTCTCAATTTCATTCAAACGAAAGTTATAGAAATCCCCAATTCCTTGAAGATTACCTGCAGAGACATGAACGTGCCGATGTTGAAGATGACAGCGACAGATCTTtgttccacgaacattataataataatcgtgATCAGCGTGGTCACAGCTATCACTGGTCTAATAATCGGTGTGCTAGCAGCGCTATATTACCGATATCAACGAGAAATCAAAGTTTGGCTATACGCACATCAACTTTGCTTGTGGTTAGTAACCGAGGACGAACTAGACAAAGATAAGCTGTACGATGCATTCATAAGTTATTCACATAAAGACGAAGACTTCATCGTGAACGAGCTAGTGCCACAACTAGAGAGTGGTCCAAGGCCGTTCAAACTGTGTCTGCACTTTCGTGATTGGTTAGCTGGAGAGTGGATACCGACACAAATCGCGCGATCCGTTCAGGATTCTAGGCGGACAGTAGTAGTTTTATCACCTAACTTTTTGGAGAGTGTTTGGGGACGAATGGAGTTTAGAGCAGCTCATAGTCAAGCTCTCAGCGAAGGTAGAGCGCgagttattttaattttgtacgGCGAAATTGGTCCTACAGACGATTTGGATCCAGAACTTAAGGCGTATTTGAGTATGAACACATATGTGAAATGGGGTGACCCTTGGTTTTGGGATAAATTGCGATATGCGTTACCACATGCGCTACCACATAAGCTATCACGTGAGGTATCAAATCCTTCACAATTAGCAAAGTATCGTGTATGTAGAAGATTCTTTGCAAATCCGTGCATACAAATTAACGGCGAGAAGAAAGACCTTATTTATCCGAATGGTGTTCCTGAAACACCCCCTGCAGCGAGCACTCCACCGGCAGATTCTCTTAAAGCATTTATATGCGATGAGAAAAACAGTAAAGAACATTTTGAAAATCTGTCCCCAACAAATAACGCCAAGCTCATTCTTTTGCCTGAGGACTTAATAAAGCATAATCTCCTTAATAAGGTACAATGTACCACAGTGTAA